The following coding sequences are from one Thunnus maccoyii chromosome 17, fThuMac1.1, whole genome shotgun sequence window:
- the dtl gene encoding denticleless protein homolog, translating to MLFRSVVDRRVGRRRQNALPADPWPKYPLSSLLAGYQCVRHDEHISYGNLGESVPPFGLSFSSARDMQNVLAVANEEGIVRIYNTESRENPLLKEWLAHENAVFDVAWVPGESQLVTAAGDQMARLWDVKSGEMLGGFKGHLCSLKSVAFAPQEKAVFCTGARDGNIMVWDTRCSKKDGFYRQVKRINGAHNKAETNPLSKTRKRRPGVRGLAPSVDTQQSVTVVLFRDEHTLISSGAVDGVIKMWDLRKNYAVHRHDPVPLQTYPYPGSSMRMRLGYSGLVLDSARSNVMSNCTDDCIYMFNVSGIKTTPVAVFSGHQNSSFYIKSTISPDDQFLASGSSDNHTYIWKISDPKHPPMMLQGHNEEVTSVAWCPNDFTKIASCSDDHTVRIWRLHREMDGIQSSVGEANLVGWAHPKSPNPSSQAETTPAKNQRTESLGGLASPQLAACAPSGAALPLPSSTTSPVHSQDAKATPVRQRTPCSIKQWLSPSHGSPSQVSPQLRRVLSPCPQSPASCSTSPTERRAKRRLETGEGSSASCEDAEQCDCVTELYPVAKKSRALSGICCPAQESWVQTNCHTEDKQVSLRQIGKENCSPRATDWLSAMGQKMKKGHGSSSTPRSPSSSKKQEGKTPASPTIRSPQNMKKISTYFTRRPME from the exons ATGCTTTTCCGCTCAGTTGTTGACAGACGAGTCGGCAGACGAAGGCAGAACG CCCTTCCTGCAGATCCTTGGCCTAAATACCCTCTGAGCTCTCTGCTAGCAGGCTACCAGTGTGTTCGCCATGATGAGCACATCTCCTATGGGAACCTGGGTGAATCTGTGCCACCGTTTggactctctttctcttctg CGAGGGACATGCAGAATGTCCTTGCAGTAGCTAATGAAGAAGGCATTGTAAGGATCTACAACACAGAGAGCCGTGAAAACCCACTACTTAAAG aatGGCTGGCTCATGAGAATGCTGTCTTTGACGTAGCATGGGTACCAGGGGAGTCTCAGCtg GTGACTGCTGCAGGTGACCAGATGGCCAGGTTGTGGGATGTGAAGTCAGGGGAGATGTTGGGCGGCTTTAAGGGCCACCTCTGCAGCCTTAAATCTGTTGCTTTCGCACCGCAGGAGAAAG CTGTGTTCTGTACTGGAGCCAGAGATGGAAATATTATGGTCTGGGACACCAGGTGCAGCAAAAAAG ATGGTTTCTACAGACAGGTGAAACGGATCAATGGTGCTCACAACAAAGCAGAGACGAACCCCTTGTCTAAAACAAGGAAGAGGCGGCCCGGCGTACGTGGTTTGGCTCCCAGTGTG gACACCCAGCAGAGTGTCACAGTGGTTTTGTTTCGGGATGAGCACACCCTCATCTCTTCTGGGGCTGTGGATGG TGTAATCAAGATGTGGGATCTGAGGAAGAACTACGCTGTGCACCGCCACGATCCGGTCCCACTGCAGACCTATCCATACCCGGGTTCTTCTATGCGCATGAGATTGG GTTATTCCGGTCTTGTCCTGGACTCCGCAAGATCCAACGTCATGTCCAACTGCACTGACGACTGCATCTACATGTTCAATGTCAgtggaataaaaacaacaccag TGGCAGTTTTCAGTGGTCACCAAAACTCCTCGTTCTACATCAAGTCCACGATTAGCCCAGATGACCAGTTCTTGGCCAGTGGTTCAAGTGACAATCACACATACATCTGGAAG ATCTCTGATCCGAAACATCCTCCAATGATGCTTCAAGGCCACAATGAGGAAGTGACATCGGTTGCATGGTGCCCAAATGATTTCACTAAG ATTGCTTCCTGTTCTGATGACCACACTGTGCGGATCTGGCGGCTTCACCGGGAAATGGATGGAATACAGTCTTCAGTGGGAGAGGCTAATCTTGTAGGCTGGGCACATCCTAAGTCTCCAA ACCCTTCAAGCCAAGCTGAGACAACCCCTGCCAAGAACCAGAGGACAGAGAGTCTTGGAGGACTAGCCTCACCCCAGCTAGCTGCCTGTGCACCCAGCGGGGCCGCCTTGCCTCTACCCTCCAGCACCACTTCACCCGTCCATTCTCAGGACGCCAAAGCCACCCCTGTTCGCCAGAGAACACCGTGTTCCATCAAACAGTGGTTGTCCCCCAGCCATGGATCTCCAAGTCAGGTCAGCCCCCAGCTGCGTAGGGTACTAAGCCCTTGTCCCCAGAGCCCGGCGAGCTGCAGCACCTCTCCCACAGAGCGACGGGCCAAACGCAGGCTGGAGACCGGTGAAGGTTCATCTGCTAGCTGCGAGGACGCAGAGCAGTGCGACTGTGTTACAGAACTCTACCCCGTGGCCAAGAAAAGCCGGGCCCTGTCCGGTATCTGCTGCCCTGCTCAGGAGAGCTGGGtacaaacaaactgtcacacAGAGGACAAACAAGTCTCATTAAGACAGATTGGCAAGGAGAACTGCTCTCCCAGAGCGACAGACTGGTTGTCAGCAATGGGTCAAAAAATGAAGAAAGGTCATGGAAGCTCTAGTACTCCCCGAAGCCCCAGTTCCTCAAAGAAACAGGAAGGCAAGACACCAGCTTCACCG ACCATCCGCTCACCACAGAACATGAAGAAAATCTCCACATATTTCACAAGAAGGCCCATGGAGTGA